The proteins below come from a single Dinghuibacter silviterrae genomic window:
- a CDS encoding condensation domain-containing protein, whose protein sequence is MKRKLIFGERIMYVDAQTPLNAVFTVTLRGAVSPYHLRAALFKMQQKHPLLRARIEEDARGTPFFVTSDVVGEIPVQVLERRSGEDWETVSRLEWEKPFDKKYGPLARVVWLRSGEMSDLLLVCAHCICDGTSFVTLMRELLFLLDRPEENMTGYLSFGSVRELLAGNTPAEGRIRWKGIFWAAVARLFLGLRTARPAAGPASPYLLHWKIDADHSSAFTNRCKAMNTTVHAALAVAFLEAFGHVLGERAKGKLLCPADIRRFLPEVRKDMLFAFAPIIDLYLDKEPGLDFWTRAVRLKETLSSKMAALNVDDMLLTSEYLHGSMKAMIRFLRTTRGTHDFTFSNMGRLDIPPDYRFFSVDAIHSPSVAFPWRNANTLVVSSFNGRMDFMLLSDERCLPFVDACRIKEKAMERLTAYADANRDSYRA, encoded by the coding sequence ATGAAACGGAAACTGATCTTCGGTGAAAGGATCATGTATGTAGATGCACAAACGCCGCTCAACGCTGTTTTCACGGTCACGTTGAGGGGTGCCGTCTCCCCGTATCATCTTCGCGCCGCCTTGTTCAAGATGCAACAAAAACACCCCTTGCTGAGGGCACGGATTGAAGAAGACGCCAGGGGGACCCCTTTTTTTGTCACCAGCGACGTCGTGGGTGAAATCCCTGTTCAGGTGCTGGAACGCCGGTCCGGGGAAGACTGGGAAACCGTTTCCCGTTTGGAATGGGAAAAGCCCTTTGACAAAAAGTATGGCCCGCTGGCGAGGGTGGTTTGGCTGCGGTCGGGAGAAATGTCCGACCTCCTGTTGGTCTGTGCCCATTGTATTTGCGACGGGACATCGTTTGTCACCCTTATGCGGGAACTGCTGTTCTTGTTGGACCGGCCGGAAGAAAACATGACAGGTTATTTGTCCTTCGGATCCGTCCGCGAACTGCTCGCAGGCAACACGCCGGCCGAGGGCCGGATCCGGTGGAAGGGAATTTTTTGGGCCGCCGTCGCGCGGCTATTCCTGGGGCTCAGGACGGCCCGTCCGGCCGCCGGTCCTGCCAGCCCGTACCTGTTGCACTGGAAGATAGACGCCGACCATTCCAGTGCCTTTACCAACCGGTGCAAGGCGATGAACACCACCGTTCACGCCGCCCTTGCCGTCGCCTTCCTGGAAGCCTTTGGCCATGTGTTGGGCGAGCGCGCCAAGGGAAAGCTCCTTTGTCCCGCGGACATCCGCCGATTTCTTCCGGAGGTCAGGAAGGACATGCTTTTTGCTTTTGCCCCCATCATCGATCTATACCTCGATAAGGAACCGGGTCTTGATTTCTGGACACGGGCTGTGCGGCTCAAAGAGACCTTGTCCTCAAAAATGGCGGCGCTGAACGTGGACGACATGCTGCTCACCAGCGAGTACCTCCATGGATCCATGAAGGCGATGATCCGGTTTCTTAGAACGACACGGGGGACCCACGACTTTACGTTTTCCAATATGGGCCGCCTGGACATACCGCCGGACTACCGTTTCTTTTCAGTAGACGCCATCCACAGTCCCTCCGTTGCTTTCCCCTGGCGGAATGCCAATACCCTTGTCGTCAGCTCGTTTAATGGCCGGATGGATTTTATGTTGCTGTCTGACGAGCGTTGTCTGCCTTTTGTGGACGCCTGCCGGATCAAGGAGAAGGCGATGGAACGGCTGACGGCGTATGCCGATGCTAATAGGGATAGTTATCGGGCTTAA
- a CDS encoding LytR/AlgR family response regulator transcription factor → MNLTCVVIDDEPVARKVLKEFIADVAFLELVGEAEDPLQALPLAGQVDVLFLDINMPKINGMDFIRGLSPGPSLIMTTAYPAHAAEAYGLNVLDYLVKPIAFERFLKACNKALEWKTLHAGSGPQDHFFVKCNSQIEKVLYDDLVYAEAMMNYVMLYTTARKMLVYVTMKALEEQLPAERFIKVHKSFIVNRDKIKSIDGHVLDMGSARIAISQSLREKVIQEIVRDRMLRR, encoded by the coding sequence ATGAACTTAACGTGTGTGGTGATCGACGATGAACCGGTGGCCCGCAAGGTGCTCAAAGAATTTATCGCGGACGTGGCCTTCCTGGAGCTCGTGGGCGAAGCCGAAGACCCCTTGCAGGCCCTGCCCCTGGCGGGCCAGGTCGATGTATTGTTTCTGGATATCAATATGCCGAAGATCAACGGCATGGATTTTATCCGGGGGCTGTCCCCTGGTCCAAGCCTCATCATGACGACGGCTTACCCGGCGCACGCAGCGGAAGCTTATGGTCTGAATGTCCTGGACTACCTCGTCAAACCGATCGCCTTCGAACGCTTCCTAAAGGCGTGCAACAAGGCGCTGGAATGGAAAACCCTTCATGCCGGGAGTGGGCCGCAGGACCATTTTTTCGTCAAATGCAACAGCCAGATCGAAAAAGTCCTCTACGATGACCTGGTCTACGCCGAAGCGATGATGAACTACGTGATGTTGTACACGACCGCCCGGAAAATGCTGGTGTATGTGACCATGAAAGCGCTGGAAGAACAGCTCCCGGCGGAGCGCTTTATAAAAGTTCATAAGTCGTTTATCGTCAATAGAGATAAAATAAAGAGCATCGATGGGCATGTCCTGGATATGGGGAGTGCCAGGATCGCCATCAGTCAAAGCCTTCGGGAGAAGGTGATCCAGGAAATTGTCAGGGACAGGATGCTCCGGCGTTAA
- a CDS encoding carbon-nitrogen hydrolase family protein, translating to MRIALASPPFPSSIAEALSWLDKQAGEASAAGAELVCFPETFIPGYPFGQHTTDERTPEQLKAALEKAGAIAKAHRIALIVPMDWYEGAQFLNVAFVINNSGEVLGYQTKNQLDPSEDTIWQAGTERRLFEIDGLRFGITICHEGFRYPESVRWAARRGAGVVFHPHANGSETTGVCPKEWGSMDSPYYEKAIMMRALENTIFFASSNYGTAYPESASAVIAPDGTCLIHSTYGRPGVIVADIDPLQATGLLANRFKPDNYPY from the coding sequence ATGAGAATAGCCCTCGCCTCGCCTCCGTTTCCCTCTTCCATAGCCGAAGCCCTTTCCTGGCTGGACAAACAGGCCGGGGAGGCTTCGGCGGCAGGAGCGGAGCTCGTCTGCTTCCCCGAAACGTTTATCCCGGGGTACCCCTTTGGGCAACACACTACCGATGAACGCACACCGGAACAGCTAAAGGCCGCGCTCGAAAAAGCAGGCGCCATCGCAAAGGCCCACCGCATCGCCCTAATCGTGCCTATGGACTGGTATGAAGGCGCACAATTCCTGAATGTCGCTTTTGTGATCAACAACAGCGGGGAAGTCCTCGGCTACCAGACAAAGAACCAACTGGACCCCTCCGAGGACACGATCTGGCAGGCCGGTACGGAGCGCAGGCTGTTCGAAATCGACGGCCTCCGCTTTGGTATCACGATTTGCCACGAAGGCTTCCGCTACCCCGAGTCCGTCCGCTGGGCGGCGCGCCGCGGCGCCGGAGTTGTTTTTCATCCGCACGCCAACGGAAGCGAAACAACCGGTGTGTGCCCAAAGGAGTGGGGCAGCATGGACAGCCCATATTATGAAAAGGCGATCATGATGCGGGCGTTGGAAAATACGATCTTCTTTGCCAGCAGCAATTACGGGACCGCGTATCCGGAATCCGCCAGCGCCGTCATCGCGCCCGACGGCACTTGTCTCATTCACAGCACCTACGGGCGGCCGGGGGTCATCGTCGCCGACATCGATCCCCTGCAGGCCACTGGGCTATTGGCCAACCGGTTTAAGCCCGATAACTATCCCTATTAG
- a CDS encoding DoxX family protein, with amino-acid sequence MKKIIHWLLHPPVTGPSSIVILRLMAGGVFFWEGILKFVYPNQGVGRFTKLGFPFPEATAHWIAVGEIVGGLLLIAGLFTRIVALYFIVQMIVAVLTTKISLYLGTSPLPLPPAPPKTGIWAVLHEIRADYAQIMVCLFLLLEGAGRRSLDFLADTREKLTFASS; translated from the coding sequence ATGAAAAAGATCATCCATTGGTTGCTCCACCCGCCCGTAACGGGCCCGTCCAGCATCGTCATCCTCCGGCTGATGGCCGGTGGCGTATTTTTCTGGGAAGGGATATTGAAGTTCGTTTACCCCAACCAGGGTGTCGGGCGTTTTACCAAACTGGGTTTCCCCTTCCCTGAAGCGACCGCGCACTGGATCGCCGTGGGAGAAATCGTGGGGGGGCTTCTCCTGATCGCGGGGCTGTTCACCAGGATCGTTGCGCTTTATTTCATCGTGCAAATGATCGTGGCCGTCCTGACCACCAAAATAAGCCTCTACTTAGGCACCAGCCCCCTGCCGCTCCCACCCGCTCCCCCGAAAACGGGCATTTGGGCGGTCCTGCACGAGATCCGGGCCGACTACGCCCAGATCATGGTCTGTCTTTTCCTGTTGCTGGAAGGAGCCGGCCGAAGGTCCCTCGATTTCCTCGCCGACACCCGTGAGAAACTTACCTTTGCTTCATCATGA
- a CDS encoding sensor histidine kinase, protein MTKKAFIYHLLFWLGMYGFWLIFFRNYTFTLTRNLSVQFCYLVFITADYYLLYTLVIPRFLLKRKYFLFLVLSLGILILSAVLRSLVAWSLYPMPAGRLLTGSMVNISIWVFLLTGGRMLLDRIRHEQQLERVEKEKVRSELEFLKAQVNPHALFNSLNTVYGQIDKSNTIARDTLLQFSELLRYQLYDCGTDKVNLGKEIAYIRNYIDFQRLRKNDRLRVDADIQEPRPELSIAPLLLIVLVENAFKFVSNFPDRENRISIRICTKGKVLYCSVGNTKERLQAIPTRNSNGIGIANLKRRLDLLYEGKYTYATETEDHLYITKLKIDLS, encoded by the coding sequence TTGACAAAAAAGGCCTTTATATATCACCTGCTGTTTTGGCTGGGGATGTACGGTTTCTGGTTGATTTTTTTCCGGAACTATACGTTCACCCTGACCAGGAACCTGTCCGTTCAGTTTTGCTACCTGGTTTTTATTACCGCGGATTACTACCTGTTGTATACGCTGGTCATACCCCGTTTTCTTCTGAAACGGAAGTACTTCCTGTTCCTGGTGCTTTCGCTGGGGATCCTGATCCTTTCGGCGGTTCTCCGGTCCCTGGTGGCCTGGAGCCTGTACCCGATGCCCGCCGGCCGGTTGCTGACCGGTTCTATGGTGAATATTTCCATCTGGGTTTTTTTGCTGACCGGTGGGCGGATGCTCCTCGACCGGATCCGTCATGAACAGCAGTTGGAGCGCGTGGAAAAGGAAAAGGTGCGGAGCGAGCTGGAATTCCTAAAAGCCCAGGTCAACCCGCACGCACTTTTCAATTCCCTCAATACAGTGTACGGGCAAATCGACAAAAGCAATACGATCGCCCGGGACACCCTGTTGCAGTTCTCGGAGTTGTTGCGCTACCAGTTGTATGATTGCGGAACGGACAAAGTGAACCTGGGTAAAGAGATCGCGTACATCCGGAATTATATAGACTTTCAGCGGCTCCGTAAAAACGACCGGTTGAGGGTGGACGCAGATATCCAGGAGCCCCGTCCCGAATTGTCGATCGCCCCGTTGTTGCTGATCGTCCTGGTGGAAAACGCATTCAAATTCGTCAGCAATTTCCCCGACAGGGAGAACCGGATCTCCATCCGGATCTGTACAAAGGGAAAAGTGTTATACTGTTCCGTCGGCAATACCAAAGAACGGTTACAGGCCATCCCCACCCGTAACTCCAACGGCATCGGGATCGCCAACCTCAAACGAAGACTGGACCTTTTATACGAGGGGAAATACACCTATGCAACGGAGACGGAAGACCATCTGTACATTACAAAACTGAAGATCGACTTGTCATGA